One part of the Gossypium raimondii isolate GPD5lz chromosome 1, ASM2569854v1, whole genome shotgun sequence genome encodes these proteins:
- the LOC105782848 gene encoding peptidyl-prolyl cis-trans isomerase FKBP43 isoform X1 produces MAFWGTEVKPGKPFTHAPLNGRLHLSQATLGMGDGIKKSIVQCNVGNKMPVFLCCLFPDKAECCQLNLEFEESDEVVFSVIGPRTVHLTGYYLSSSSLNHHNDESESYGEDIAGTETERSENGEESEYGGSFIDDEEPQVLSSSQDFSAVSESNEEMADLKIPKGDKGRPKRRLRKKYRNSGSENGESSSQKDFTSGVAAMEVLESETEDKLPISSLSWGKCTSKSGKANVEEKSRKETDNRSDNEIEDNVTMLKGTNAVRGVEPECKSGNRNGGKQKHELRVGNALVPKKKREDLAKEEGLLEADHCMIEEVILEQNDQNKKLTSKKKCKYDNLLLASSQVDTEVGVKLKRKRKEQFEEKTLENNVNKEDETHKIGSNYTVTKDVDVEDRENQNQVNDNHSRKTKKKRRCKDEEGDAMKVEPPVLPAHEKKRSDVEMGAKNANDKEIQLSNGIIIEELEMGKPDGKIASLGKKVRVHYTGKLKESGQVFDSSVGRANLKFRLGGKKVQELWNVGLDGMRIGGKRRLIVPPSVSYTNEGTSENIPPNSWLVFDVELIKVK; encoded by the exons ATGGCTTTCTGGG gAACTGAAGTGAAACCTGGGAAACCCTTCACTCATGCTCCTCTCAATGGAAGGCTTCATCTATCTCAg GCGACATTAGGAATGGGTGATGGAATAAAGAAAAGCATAGTTCAATGTAATGTGGGAAATAAGATGCCTGTATTTCTATGCTGTTTGTTTCCTGATAAGGCTGAGTGTTGTCAACTCAATTTGGAATTTGAGGAGTCTGATGAAGTCGTTTTTTCTGTTATTGGCCCTCGAACTGTTCATCTTACTGGTTACTATCTGTCCTCTTCTTCCCTTAATCATCATAATGATGAATC AGAATCATATGGGGAGGATATTGCTGGGACAGAAACAGAAAGATCCGAGAATGGTGAAGAAAGTGAATATGGTGGTAGTTttattgatgatgaagaacCACAAGTCCTCTCATCTTCTCAAGATTTTTCTGCTGTATCAGAAT CAAATGAAGAAATGGCAGACTTAAAGATACCTAAGGGTGATAAAGGAAGGCCTAAAAGAAGGCTAAGGAAGAAGTACCGGAACAGTGGATCTGAAAATGGGGAAAGTTCTTCGCAGAAGGATTTCACCAGTGGTGTTGCTGCTATGGAAGTATTGGAAAGTGAAACTGAAGATAAATTGCCTATCTCCTCACTGTCTTGGGGGAAATGCACATCAAAGAGTGGAAAAGCCAATGTGGAGGAAAAATCTAGGAAAGAAACAGATAACCGTAGTGACAATGAGATTGAAGATAATGTTACCATGTTAAAAGGGACTAATGCTGTGAGAGGTGTTGAGCCTGAATG TAAATCAGGGAATAGGAATGGAGGAAAACAAAAGCATGAGCTTCGTGTTGGTAATGCTTTAGTgccaaagaagaaaagagaagatcTGGCAAAGGAGGAAGGATTACTGGAAGCTGATCATTGCATGATTGAAGAAGTGATATTGGagcaaaatgaccaaaataagaaACTGACCAGTAAGAA GAAATGTAAATACGATAATCTCTTGCTGGCTTCCAGTCAAGTGGATACTGAAGTTGGAGTTAAGctaaagaggaaaagaaaagaacaatttGAAGAGAAAACACTTGAAAACAATGTTAACAAAGAGGATGAAACGCACAAAATTGGTTCAAATTATACCGTGACCAAGGATGTAGATGTGGAGGATAGGGAAAATCAAAACCAAGTTAATGACAA TCATTCTAGGAAGACGAAAAAGAAGAGAAGGTGTAAGGATGAGGAGGGGGATGCTATGAAGGTGGAACCACCTGTCTTACCAGCCCATGAAAAGAAGAGATCTGATGTGGAAATGGGGGCTAAGAACGCTAATGACAAGGAAATTCAGCTGTCAAATGGAATTATCATTGAAGAGTTAGAAATGGGGAAACCAGATGGGAAAATAGCTTCTCTTGGTAAAAAG GTTCGTGTCCATTACACTGGAAAATTGAAGGAGAGTGGGCAAGTATTTGATTCAAGTGTTGGCAGAGCAAACTTAAAGTTTCGTCTAG GTGGGAAAAAAGTTCAAGAACTATGGAATGTCGGCCTTGATG GCATGCGAATTGGTGGCAAACGTAGACTCATTGTCCCTCCTTCAGTGAG TTATACAAATGAAGGAACAAGTGAGAATATTCCACCAAACTCCTGGCTGGTTTTTGATGTTGAATTGATTAAAGTCAagtaa
- the LOC105782848 gene encoding peptidyl-prolyl cis-trans isomerase FKBP43 isoform X2 has translation MAFWGTEVKPGKPFTHAPLNGRLHLSQATLGMGDGIKKSIVQCNVGNKMPVFLCCLFPDKAECCQLNLEFEESDEVVFSVIGPRTVHLTANEEMADLKIPKGDKGRPKRRLRKKYRNSGSENGESSSQKDFTSGVAAMEVLESETEDKLPISSLSWGKCTSKSGKANVEEKSRKETDNRSDNEIEDNVTMLKGTNAVRGVEPECKSGNRNGGKQKHELRVGNALVPKKKREDLAKEEGLLEADHCMIEEVILEQNDQNKKLTSKKKCKYDNLLLASSQVDTEVGVKLKRKRKEQFEEKTLENNVNKEDETHKIGSNYTVTKDVDVEDRENQNQVNDNHSRKTKKKRRCKDEEGDAMKVEPPVLPAHEKKRSDVEMGAKNANDKEIQLSNGIIIEELEMGKPDGKIASLGKKVRVHYTGKLKESGQVFDSSVGRANLKFRLGGKKVQELWNVGLDGMRIGGKRRLIVPPSVSYTNEGTSENIPPNSWLVFDVELIKVK, from the exons ATGGCTTTCTGGG gAACTGAAGTGAAACCTGGGAAACCCTTCACTCATGCTCCTCTCAATGGAAGGCTTCATCTATCTCAg GCGACATTAGGAATGGGTGATGGAATAAAGAAAAGCATAGTTCAATGTAATGTGGGAAATAAGATGCCTGTATTTCTATGCTGTTTGTTTCCTGATAAGGCTGAGTGTTGTCAACTCAATTTGGAATTTGAGGAGTCTGATGAAGTCGTTTTTTCTGTTATTGGCCCTCGAACTGTTCATCTTACTG CAAATGAAGAAATGGCAGACTTAAAGATACCTAAGGGTGATAAAGGAAGGCCTAAAAGAAGGCTAAGGAAGAAGTACCGGAACAGTGGATCTGAAAATGGGGAAAGTTCTTCGCAGAAGGATTTCACCAGTGGTGTTGCTGCTATGGAAGTATTGGAAAGTGAAACTGAAGATAAATTGCCTATCTCCTCACTGTCTTGGGGGAAATGCACATCAAAGAGTGGAAAAGCCAATGTGGAGGAAAAATCTAGGAAAGAAACAGATAACCGTAGTGACAATGAGATTGAAGATAATGTTACCATGTTAAAAGGGACTAATGCTGTGAGAGGTGTTGAGCCTGAATG TAAATCAGGGAATAGGAATGGAGGAAAACAAAAGCATGAGCTTCGTGTTGGTAATGCTTTAGTgccaaagaagaaaagagaagatcTGGCAAAGGAGGAAGGATTACTGGAAGCTGATCATTGCATGATTGAAGAAGTGATATTGGagcaaaatgaccaaaataagaaACTGACCAGTAAGAA GAAATGTAAATACGATAATCTCTTGCTGGCTTCCAGTCAAGTGGATACTGAAGTTGGAGTTAAGctaaagaggaaaagaaaagaacaatttGAAGAGAAAACACTTGAAAACAATGTTAACAAAGAGGATGAAACGCACAAAATTGGTTCAAATTATACCGTGACCAAGGATGTAGATGTGGAGGATAGGGAAAATCAAAACCAAGTTAATGACAA TCATTCTAGGAAGACGAAAAAGAAGAGAAGGTGTAAGGATGAGGAGGGGGATGCTATGAAGGTGGAACCACCTGTCTTACCAGCCCATGAAAAGAAGAGATCTGATGTGGAAATGGGGGCTAAGAACGCTAATGACAAGGAAATTCAGCTGTCAAATGGAATTATCATTGAAGAGTTAGAAATGGGGAAACCAGATGGGAAAATAGCTTCTCTTGGTAAAAAG GTTCGTGTCCATTACACTGGAAAATTGAAGGAGAGTGGGCAAGTATTTGATTCAAGTGTTGGCAGAGCAAACTTAAAGTTTCGTCTAG GTGGGAAAAAAGTTCAAGAACTATGGAATGTCGGCCTTGATG GCATGCGAATTGGTGGCAAACGTAGACTCATTGTCCCTCCTTCAGTGAG TTATACAAATGAAGGAACAAGTGAGAATATTCCACCAAACTCCTGGCTGGTTTTTGATGTTGAATTGATTAAAGTCAagtaa